The genomic segment TTATCGCCAACAACGATGCGATGGCAATGGGGGCGGTAGAAGCGCTGAAAGCACACAACAAATCGTCCATTCCTGTCTTCGGTGTCGATGCCCTGCCGGAAGCGCTGGCGCTGGTTAAATCTGGCGCGATGGCCGGTACCGTTCTGAACGATGCTAACAACCAGGCGAAAGCCACCTTCGACCTGGCCAAAAACCTGGCCGACGGTAAAGGTGCGGCTGATGGGACCAACTGGAAAATTGAAAATAAAATCGTGCGCGTCCCTTACGTGGGCGTAGACCAGTCTAATCTGGCTGAGTTTATCGGTAAATAAGCCTGTTTTAATGTCTCCACTGGGCGCAATTCATTGCGCCCTTTTATAACGCGATATGCGAGGCCAACAAGGTATAATTATGGTCAGCACAACTACTCAGTCGTCCGGTGAATACTTGTTGGAAATGACCGGTGTCAACAAGTCTTTTCCCGGCGTTAAGGCACTCGATAATGTTAATTTAAAGGTGCGTCCTCACTCTATTCATGCGCTGATGGGGGAGAACGGTGCGGGTAAATCAACATTATTAAAATGTCTTTTCGGGATCTATCAAAAAGATTCTGGCAGTATCCTTTTTCAGGGAAAAGAGATCGATTTCCATTCCGCTAAAGAAGCGCTGGAAAATGGTATTTCGATGGTTCACCAGGAGTTGAACCTGGTACTGCAACGGTCGGTAATGGATAATATGTGGTTGGGACGTTATCCAACCAAAGGTGTCTTTGTCGATCAGGATAAAATGTATCGCGACACCAAAGCGATTTTCGATGAGCTGGATATTGATATTGACCCACGCGCCCGCGTCGGGACTTTATCCGTTTCCCAGATGCAGATGATCGAAATTGCGAAAGCGTTCTCCTACGATGCCAAAATTGTCATTATGGATGAACCCACTTCGTCATTAACGGAAAAAGAGGTCAACCACCTTTTTACAATTATTCGCAAACTGAAAGCGCGCGGCTGCGGCATAGTTTATATCTCGCATAAAATGGAAGAGATCTTCCAGCTGTGCGATGAAATTACCATCCTGCGCGACGGCCAGTGGATTGCCACTCAGCCGCTGGAAGGGCTGGACATGGACAAGATCATCGCCATGATGGTCGGCCGTTCGCTGAACCAGCGCTTCCCGGACCGTGAAAATAAGCCGGGTGAAGTGATACTCGAAGTGCGCAACCTGACGTCACTGCGTCAGCCGTCTATTCGCGACGTCTCGTTCGACCTGCACAAAGGCGAAATTCTGGGCATTGCGGGGCTGGTAGGGGCTAAGCGTACCGATATCGTGGAAACCCTGTTTGGTATTCGTGAAAAATCGGGCGGCACTATCACGCTGCACGGCAAGAAAATTAATAACCATAGCGCCAATGAAGCCATTAATAATGGGTTTGCGCTGGTAACGGAAGAACGCCGCTCAACGGGTATTTACGCCTATCTGGATATTAACTTTAACGCGTTAATTTCGAATATTCGTAACTATAAAAGCAAAATTGGCCTGCTGGATAACTCGCGCATGAAGAGTGATACCCAGTGGGTTATTGACTCCATGCGCGTTAAAACGCCGGGTCACCGGACGCAAATTGGTTCGCTCTCCGGGGGGAATCAGCAAAAGGTCATTATCGGCCGCTGGCTATTAACTCAGCCTGAAATTCTGATGCTCGATGAACCTACCCGCGGTATCGATGTGGGTGCCAAATTTGAGATTTATCAGCTGATTGCTGAGCTGGCTAAAAAGAATAAAGGGATCATTATTATCTCTTCCGAAATGCCGGAATTGTTAGGGATCACGGATCGTATTCTGGTTATGAGCAATGGTCTCGTTGCCGGTATTGTTGACACTAAAACCACTACGCAAAACGAAATTTTGCGTCTTGCGTCTTTGCACCTTTAAGATCAGGGGCTCCACATGAGTGCGTTAAATAAAAAAAGTTTTCTCACTTATCTGAAAGAAGGCGGTATTTACGTTGTTCTTTTGGTATTACTGGCGATCATCATTTTCCAGGATCCTACGTTCTTAAGTCTGCTCAACTTGAGTAACATTCTGACCCAGTCCTCCGTGCGTATTATCATCGCCCTGGGCGTGGCGGGTCTTATCGTCACTCAGGGGACCGACCTTTCGGCCGGTCGTCAGGTGGGGCTGGCGGCGGTTATCGCAGCCACCCTGCTGCAGTCGATGGAAAACGCCAACAAGGTGTTCCCGGAAATGGCGACCATGCCTATTTTCGTGGTGATCCTGATTGTGTGTGCCATTGGCGCGGTGATTGGTTTGATTAACGGCATTATCATTGCTTACCTGAACGTGACGCCTTTTATCACCACCTTAGGCACGATGATCATCGTGTATGGTATCAACTCCCTGTACTACGACTTTGTGGGAGCCTCCCCCATCTCCGGCTTTGACAGCGGCTTCTCGACCTTCACGCAAGGGTTTATCGCGCTGGGCAGTTTCCGCCTGTCGTATATCACCTTCTATGCGCTGATTGCCGTGGGCTTCGTCTGGGTGCTGTGGAACAAAACACGCTTCGGTAAAAACATCTTTGCCATCGGCGGTAACCCGGAAGCGGCGAAAGTCTCTGGCGTAAACGTCGGCCTGAACCTGCTGATGATTTATGCCTTGTCAGGCGTGTTTTACGCCTTCGGTGGGATGCTGGAAGCCGGTCGTATCGGTTCGGCAACCAACAATCTTGGCTTTATGTACGAACTGGATGCGATTGCGGCCTGCGTGGTCGGCGGCGTCTCCTTCAGCGGCGGTGTCGGTACTGTGGTCGGCGTGGTGACCGGTGTGATCATCTTTACCGTGATCAACTACGGCCTGACCTACATCGGCGTCAACCCGTACTGGCAGTACATCATCAAAGGCGCCATCATCATCTTCGCGGTGGCGCTGGATTCACTGAAATACGCGCGTAAGAAATAAGCCTCTCAATGCTGAACCCGCAGAAATGCGGGTTTTTTATGCCAGCAACGACACGAGCAGCGTTTTTGATAGGGGGACCAGACCGGTCTGAAGCCCGAAGGGTTTGAAGATTTTATTAATAACATCAGTCGAATAATTACCTTTGTCGTTTTCCACATCCGACAATGTTTTGCGCGACACATTCACTAACTTTGCATATTCGTCCTGCTTCAGTCCCAGCACGCCGACTCTGAGCTTTTTTAGCGCCGCTCCCTGAGTGATGTTGCCCAATAAAATGTCGCGGATTGCAGCATGCAGTACAGACTGGCGTTCCAGCGTGCCGACCCGGTTCAGACCGGGTGAAACACGCTGTCGCTTGATCTGGGGAAACGCATTGTCCCTCTTAACCGCAAGATGATTCGTGGCATGATTTTGCCGATCGCCCATACGACGTAGCCGTTCCACAGTACGCTGAAGTTCTGTCGTTTTTTTCTCGGGTGTTTTCATAATAGCCCCCAGCGAGCAAGTTTATCCGGAACATACTTAAACCCAATGGCGGGCATCTCCAGTATTTGAGCGGGAACGCCGCGCGCAGAGAGTCTTTCCGGAACATCAACAAGCCCGGCTGCGGTCTTTCGAAGAGCATCGAGCAAGCGGGCAGGGGGAACCCACTCCGCCAGCGCCTGAGCAATATTAATGAAGTTGTAATCCCCGCCAGATTCACAATCTACTGACCACTTTGTGGTCCGGGGTATACCTTCCGGATCGGCTTTCATCGGCGCAAAGTCATAAATAGGGGAGAGCATTATCTGATTATCGCCTTTGATAAAGGCGGTGTTTCGCCCATGGTTATCGCTGTTGCCGAAGATAATATTCAACAAATCCCGGCGCACCCACTCTGTTACAAAAGCAGGGATATCAAAGTGATAACCCTTCTGCTGGACCATATCACTGGCCGTGATTTTTTCGATCAATGCTCGCAGAGTTGTTTCCTGGTCAAGAAGGGTACCGGGTGCCTTTTGTAACAGTGAATACACTGATTCCATACCCAGTCTTATAAGCTGACCCTGCGCATTTCTTCTGATATCGAACCGCGGCAGCCACAGAGAAGGGTAGCTATTCCCCTCCTCAAGACGCATCGTGTCCGTTGAGATGGTAGAAAATCCCATCGCCGTCAGCTCATGGTAATAGTGGTATTCTGCTCTGAGAATATTACAGTCAACTTCTGTCCTGCTACCGCGCGGATACTTCACCAGATAATAATGATCCTGGCAGGCCGGATCGTCTTGCCAGGTATCGATCCAGATAGCCTCTTCATTACTGCAGCGCAGCAACAGCTTAGGCGCTTCTCCACCCGCGCCAGTCGCGCCACCGGCAGCGGCTCCTCTTTCCTGAGCATAATCCAGGAAGTCAGCAGCACGATTGATGACATCCTTTACGGTGAACTTTTTGGCGCTGGCGGATTCGTTCCATTCAGGCACCGACTCTTTGATGCGCAAATTACCCACCGGCGACATTGTGCCGAATTTCAGCAAAACATAATTTTGAGGTCCTGGCGGCAATTCACTGATATCAAGCGCGTTTATCCAGTAGCGGCGGCTCGCTCCGCTCGGCATTATGTCATCAATAAATCTCAGCCAGCCGGGCTGACCGAAGTCGTCAAAATAGAGGGAGACGGGATGGTTAACAGATACGGCGTGATAATCATCGCAGTCGAGAAATTCGAGAGCATACTCAATGAGGTAATCAACTTTCGTGATGTGCCAGTTGCCGTTTACGCTCTCGGGGAAGGTGATAAGCGCTATGTCTGTCCACGCGTCGTCCAGCCAGGCCTGTACGGTCAAGGATTCCATCTTACCTCCTTAATAGCGAATGAGTGAAATATTACGCATTAAACGCTATACAAGCAAGTAATGTTACTTATACCACGCATTAATCGGCATTAGTCGAGTTAATGCGTGATATACCATGCATTAGTTTGTAGCAAGCTTGGATTTCTTCTGTATTTCCAGCAGTTGTTCTGGCGTTACCGCCGGGTAGCCCTGCGCATCTTGCGGTACTTCATGCAACGTTGGGATGGGAACCAGCGGGCCTAAGAAACGCGGTTCACGTTTGAAGAGATACAGGTCTGCCAGCGCGCCGAAGCGGGCACCGAACTCACGTATGCGCACGCTCAGCATATCTTTTGGCGACGGCACGGCGTAGCACTGTGCCTGAATGCCCATGTGCAGGGCGATAAACAGCGCGCGCTCGCAGTGGAAACGCTGGGTGATGATAATAAAATCGTTGGTATCGAACACCTTGCGGGTACGCACGATGGAATCGAGGGTGCGGAAGCCTGCATAGTCGAGCACGATATCGGCCGGATCGACGCCCGCAGCGATCAAATCCTTACGCATGGTTACCGGTTCATTATAACTTTGCAGGGCGTTGTCGCCGCTGAGCAGCAGGTAATTGACCTTACCGCTGTTGTAAGCGTTCAATGCGCCCTGAATGCGGTAACGATAATACTGGTTGATAACTCCGGTGCGGTAGTACTTTGCCGTGCCGAGTACGACGCCAACCTGACGGTAGGGCAGATCCTGCAGATCGTCAAAGATATAAGGGGCTGTTTTCCAGCTCATCCAGCGATCGAGACCCAGCACGATCAACAGCAGTATGCCGATCAGGACAGACAGGCTGTAAAACACGCGCTTTAACATGCAGGTGGCTCGCTGGTATAGGAATTTTCACTCAGGCTACTTTACCCGCCTGGTTAGCGCAAGAAACAGCGATTCAACTGAGGGGTTTTTTCAGCAAACGGGCGGGCATTTCTGCCCGCCGCACGCATTACGCCAGCAGAACGCGCTCGATGTTCGTGCAACCCAACGCTTTCAGCGTGGCGGCAGTGGCATCCCACTGAATCAACGGTGCGTCGGCACGCTCTGCCAGCATCGCGCGTTGAATGTCAGGGTAGTCATACCCCTTCAGGCTCAGCAAGTTCAGTGCGCCCTGTAGCGGCGGCAGCGTTGGGTTGAAGGCTGCGTTTTCAGCATAGCTGCCGGTGAAGAGACGGCCATCGCGGCACTGCAGCGCCACGCCGCTCGGCGATTTGCTGTAAGGCGTATGGCTTTTATTCGCGGCAGCGATCGCGGCCTGGCACAGGTCATCGCCCGTCAGGGCGAAACCGTGGTTCTGGTCGTCCATCAACAGGGTTTTGATCTCGAGGTCTTTAGGGCCGAAGGCGTCCGGCAGGTAATCGCCCAGCGTGTGCGGCGCACGGCCCGGCAGGTTGATACGCAACTGCAGGCCGCTGTTCAGCTCATTCATAAACTGACGACAGTGACCACAGGGGGTGTAGTTGACGGTGATTGCGCTTAGCGCTTTTTCTCCGCACAGCCAGGCGTGGCTGATGGCGCTCTGCTCTGCGTGTACGGTTTGCTGCATGGTGGTGCCAGGGAACTCCATATTGCCGCCGAAGTACCAGCTTCCGCTGACGCCGCGTGCGATAGCGCCGACGTTGAAATGGGAGAGGTCGGCGCGTGCGCAGGCGGCAGCCAGCGGCAACAGTGCGAAAGCCAGCGCGTCTTCGTCCAGCCCCGTTGCCTGTTGAAGCAGGATGACCTGCTCCGCCGTCAGCAGGGCGGGGAAATGCGCATCCGCCAGAACCGGAGCCAGGGCTGATTGCAAATTCTCTGCAAGCTCAGCGAAAGCGGCGTGAAAACGTGGGTGCATGGCATAGGCCTCATAAAGGTTAATGGATCGGTAGTGTACGGATCCGACAGGGCTTTATATGTGATACACTTCTCATTATGTATGCAACTTATGAAAGCAAAATGAAATTTGCGCGACGCATCGCAAATTTTAGCCCA from the unidentified bacterial endosymbiont genome contains:
- the cdd gene encoding cytidine deaminase → MHPRFHAAFAELAENLQSALAPVLADAHFPALLTAEQVILLQQATGLDEDALAFALLPLAAACARADLSHFNVGAIARGVSGSWYFGGNMEFPGTTMQQTVHAEQSAISHAWLCGEKALSAITVNYTPCGHCRQFMNELNSGLQLRINLPGRAPHTLGDYLPDAFGPKDLEIKTLLMDDQNHGFALTGDDLCQAAIAAANKSHTPYSKSPSGVALQCRDGRLFTGSYAENAAFNPTLPPLQGALNLLSLKGYDYPDIQRAMLAERADAPLIQWDATAATLKALGCTNIERVLLA
- the mglA gene encoding galactose/methyl galactoside ABC transporter ATP-binding protein MglA, translated to MVSTTTQSSGEYLLEMTGVNKSFPGVKALDNVNLKVRPHSIHALMGENGAGKSTLLKCLFGIYQKDSGSILFQGKEIDFHSAKEALENGISMVHQELNLVLQRSVMDNMWLGRYPTKGVFVDQDKMYRDTKAIFDELDIDIDPRARVGTLSVSQMQMIEIAKAFSYDAKIVIMDEPTSSLTEKEVNHLFTIIRKLKARGCGIVYISHKMEEIFQLCDEITILRDGQWIATQPLEGLDMDKIIAMMVGRSLNQRFPDRENKPGEVILEVRNLTSLRQPSIRDVSFDLHKGEILGIAGLVGAKRTDIVETLFGIREKSGGTITLHGKKINNHSANEAINNGFALVTEERRSTGIYAYLDINFNALISNIRNYKSKIGLLDNSRMKSDTQWVIDSMRVKTPGHRTQIGSLSGGNQQKVIIGRWLLTQPEILMLDEPTRGIDVGAKFEIYQLIAELAKKNKGIIIISSEMPELLGITDRILVMSNGLVAGIVDTKTTTQNEILRLASLHL
- the mglC gene encoding galactose/methyl galactoside ABC transporter permease MglC: MSALNKKSFLTYLKEGGIYVVLLVLLAIIIFQDPTFLSLLNLSNILTQSSVRIIIALGVAGLIVTQGTDLSAGRQVGLAAVIAATLLQSMENANKVFPEMATMPIFVVILIVCAIGAVIGLINGIIIAYLNVTPFITTLGTMIIVYGINSLYYDFVGASPISGFDSGFSTFTQGFIALGSFRLSYITFYALIAVGFVWVLWNKTRFGKNIFAIGGNPEAAKVSGVNVGLNLLMIYALSGVFYAFGGMLEAGRIGSATNNLGFMYELDAIAACVVGGVSFSGGVGTVVGVVTGVIIFTVINYGLTYIGVNPYWQYIIKGAIIIFAVALDSLKYARKK
- a CDS encoding helix-turn-helix transcriptional regulator, giving the protein MKTPEKKTTELQRTVERLRRMGDRQNHATNHLAVKRDNAFPQIKRQRVSPGLNRVGTLERQSVLHAAIRDILLGNITQGAALKKLRVGVLGLKQDEYAKLVNVSRKTLSDVENDKGNYSTDVINKIFKPFGLQTGLVPLSKTLLVSLLA
- a CDS encoding type II toxin-antitoxin system HipA family toxin — encoded protein: MESLTVQAWLDDAWTDIALITFPESVNGNWHITKVDYLIEYALEFLDCDDYHAVSVNHPVSLYFDDFGQPGWLRFIDDIMPSGASRRYWINALDISELPPGPQNYVLLKFGTMSPVGNLRIKESVPEWNESASAKKFTVKDVINRAADFLDYAQERGAAAGGATGAGGEAPKLLLRCSNEEAIWIDTWQDDPACQDHYYLVKYPRGSRTEVDCNILRAEYHYYHELTAMGFSTISTDTMRLEEGNSYPSLWLPRFDIRRNAQGQLIRLGMESVYSLLQKAPGTLLDQETTLRALIEKITASDMVQQKGYHFDIPAFVTEWVRRDLLNIIFGNSDNHGRNTAFIKGDNQIMLSPIYDFAPMKADPEGIPRTTKWSVDCESGGDYNFINIAQALAEWVPPARLLDALRKTAAGLVDVPERLSARGVPAQILEMPAIGFKYVPDKLARWGLL
- the sanA gene encoding outer membrane permeability protein SanA encodes the protein MLKRVFYSLSVLIGILLLIVLGLDRWMSWKTAPYIFDDLQDLPYRQVGVVLGTAKYYRTGVINQYYRYRIQGALNAYNSGKVNYLLLSGDNALQSYNEPVTMRKDLIAAGVDPADIVLDYAGFRTLDSIVRTRKVFDTNDFIIITQRFHCERALFIALHMGIQAQCYAVPSPKDMLSVRIREFGARFGALADLYLFKREPRFLGPLVPIPTLHEVPQDAQGYPAVTPEQLLEIQKKSKLATN